A window of Castor canadensis chromosome 10, mCasCan1.hap1v2, whole genome shotgun sequence contains these coding sequences:
- the Gpr18 gene encoding N-arachidonyl glycine receptor gives MTTPSNQDQTVPSNSSHSDEYTIAALIFYSCIFLIGLVVNVTALWVFSCTTKKRTTVTIYMMNVALLDLIFIMSLPFQMVYYAKGEWPFGEYFCHILGALVVFYPSIALWLLALISADRYMAIVQPKYAKELKNTCKAVTACVGVWIMTLMTMVPLLLLYEDPDKASSPASCLKISDIIHLKAVNVLNFTRLIFFFLIPLFIMIGCYMVIIHSLLHGRTSKLKPKVKEKSIRIIITLLLQVLICFMPFHICFAFLMLDGEENSYKPWGAFTTFLMNLSTCLDVILYYIVSKQFQARVISVMLYRNYLRSVRRKSFRSGSVRSLSNINSELL, from the coding sequence ATGACTACTCCAAGCAATCAAGATCAAACTGTCCCTTCTAATAGCTCACATTCAGACGAATACACAATTGCGGCCCTTATCTTCTACAGCTGCATCTTCCTGATTGGATTAGTTGTTAATGTCACTGCATTATGGGTTTTCAGTtgtaccaccaagaaaagaacCACTGTAACTATTTATATGATGAATGTGGCACTACTGGACTTAATATTTATAATGAGTCTACCCTTTCAAATGGTTTACTATGCAAAAGGTGAATGGCCATTTGGAGAGTACTTTTGCCACATTCTTGGGGCTCTTGTAGTGTTTTATCCAAGTATTGCTCTATGGCTTCTTGCTTTAATTAGTGCTGACAGATACATGGCCATTGTACAGCCAAAATATGCCAAAGAACTTAAGAACACATGCAAAGCTGTGACTGCCTGTGTGGGGGTCTGGATAATGACTCTGATGACCATGGTTCCTCTGCTACTGCTCTATGAAGACCCAGATAAAGCCTCCTCCCCTGCCAGCTGCCTAAAGATTTCTGACATCATCCATTTAAAAGCAGTCAATGTGCTGAACTTCACTCgactgatatttttctttttgatcccTTTGTTCATCATGATTGGGTGCTATATGGTTATTATTCACAGTCTCCTCCATGGTAGGACATCTAAGCTGAAACCCAAGGTCAAGGAGAAGTCCATACGGATCATCATCACACTCCTGCTGCAGGTGCTCATTTGCTTCATGCCCTTCCACATCTGTTTTGCTTTCCTGATGCTGGACGGGGAAGAAAACAGTTACAAACCCTGGGGAGCTTTCACCACCTTCCTCATGAACCTCAGCACCTGTCTGGATGTGATTCTCTACTACATTGTTTCCAAACAATTTCAGGCTCGCGTCATTAGCGTCATGCTGTACCGCAATTACCTGAGGAGTGTTCGCAGAAAAAGTTTCCGATCTGGGAGTGTACGGTCACTAAgcaacataaacagtgaactgttaTGA